DNA from Acidobacteriota bacterium:
CCGGCCGCCGAGCGCCTGGCAGTGCTGCTGAACAAGCCGGTCAGTTTTGCCACGGATTGCGTCGGGCCTCAGGCGGAGAAGCATGTAGAAGAACTGAAGGCGGGTGGAGTCCTTCTGCTTGAAAACCTGCGCTTCCACAAGGAAGAAGAAGCGAACGATCCCGAATTTGCAAAGCAACTGGCGGGGAAAGCCGAGGTTTACATCAACGACGCATTTGGCTCTGCACATCGCGCGCACGCGTCGACGGAAGGCATCACCCATTACGTTCCGGTGAAAGCTGCGGGCCTGCTGATGGAAAAGGAACTCGAGTACCTGGGCAAAGCGCTCGGCAATCCCTTGCACCCTTATGTGGCTATCGTGGGCGGCGCCAAGGTTTCTGACAAGATCAAGTTCCTGCAGAACCTGATGGGATTTGCGGACACCATCCTGATTGGCGGGGCCATGGCCTACACCTTTCTCAAGGCACAGGGCGTGGAGGTGGGCCTGTCGAAATTTGAGGCCGACAAGCTTGACCTGGCTAAGGAGCTGCTGGAGCAGGCCAGACAGAAGAATGTGAACTTCCGCCTGCCCCAGGACCACGTGGTGGCCGAGAAACTTGACGCCTCCGCCAGGGCTGAGACCGTCAATTCTGCCGCCATTCCCGCTGACCGTCTGGGTGTCGATATCGGGCCTGAAACGAGAGCGGATTACGCCGCCGAGATCAAGAAAGCCAAAATGATCATCTGGAATGGCCCCATGGGCGTGTTTGAGATCGACCAGTTTGCGCAGGGAACCATGGAAGTGGCGCGCGCGGTTGCCGAATCCGGAGCGGTATCAATCGTAGGTGGAGGTGATTCCGTAGCCGCCGTCCACAAGGCCGGAATCGAGGACAAGATCACACACATTTCGACAGGTGGCGGTGCTTCGCTCGAGTTCCTGTCAGGGCTCAAGCTGCCTGGCGTCGAAGCCTTGCCGGAAAAACAGTAGGCGAAAGCCAGTAAGCCGAGAGCAAAAGGCAGTCGGCAGGAAGCTCTGCGCAGAGGGTTGCAAGCTGAAAGCAGGAAGTTGTGAGCCGCCTCCTGCGCACCGTCTTATGCACGTTGCGTACAGCCCACGGCTTACTGCCTACTTTTGAGAACGAGGATGAAGTCGATGCGACGACCTGTTATTGCTGGTAACTGGAAGATGTTCAAGACGCGCGGCGAAGCCGTGGCCTTTGTTAAGGAGCTCAGGTCGCGCCTGGTGAACATCAGCCACTGCGAGGTGGTTGTGGCGCCTCCGTTCACTGCTCTGGCGGAGGCCGCCCAGGCCGCCAGGGGCAGCGGGATCGGAGTTGCGGCACAGGACGTCCATTGGGACGCCGAAGGTGCGCACACCGGAGACATCGCTCCCGGGATGCTGGTGGATGCGGGCTGCTCGCACGTGATCATCGGCCACTCCGAGCGGCGGCACGACCACGGCGAAACCGATGAGCAGGTGAACCGCAAGCTGAAGGCCGCGCTTGCTGCCGGACTTATTCCGATTGTCTGCGTTGGGGAAACGTTGGATGAGCGGGAGCATAACGAAACTCAGAAAGTGCTTGAACACCAGTTCCAGGGCGGTTTCGCCGGGTTGACCCCCTCTGAGTTTTCCCGTATCATTATGGCGTATGAGCCCGTCTGGGCGATTGGAACCGGCCGCACCGCTACTCCGGAGCAGGCAGAGGAAAGCCATGGATATCTGCGTGGGCTGGCCCGTGGGCAGTTTGGGGAAGAACAGGCCCAGGGCTTGAGGATCCTCTATGGCGGAAGCGTCAAGCCAGAGAATATTAAAGGGCTGATGGCGCAGCCGAACCTCGACGGGGTGCTGGTGGGCGGCGCTAGCCTCAAGGTTGACTCCTTCGCGGCAATTATCAGTTATCCCTCTGTCTGAGCAGAGGTTGATCGGCGCGCAGGTTTGAAAGGAAGTTTTTATGGTTTTTGCAGTAACAGCTCTGCAGATTATTTCGAGCATCCTGCTGGTTGTTGTCGTCCTGATCCAGGGCGGGGAGAACGTCGATATGGCAGCAGCCTTTGGTGGCTCTAGCCAGGCAGCTTTTGGCCCCCGCGGCGCGGTCACAACCCTCGCCAAGATTACGTGGGTGCTGGGCTTCATTTTCATGGCGACTTCGATAACGATGGCCATCTGGGCATCGAAAGGGACGTCAAGCTCGGTGATGCAAAACGCGCCGGCACAGACCCATACGACCCCGGTAGCCCCAGCGGCGCCAGCCAGAAAGTAAGGGAGAAAACCGGCCTGCACGGCGCCATGCTTCGCAGCATGGGCCAGTTGATATTGCCTCCCACGCGGAAGTGGCGGAATTGGCAGACGCACCAGCTTGAGGGGCTGGCGGTCGCAAGACCGTGGGGGTTCGAGTCCCCCCTTCCGCACCATACCTCGCCCGGATGTTCATTTTCTCACCCAATCTTGAATCCCGAGCCGAACCTCCATGGGCAGAGTGCCATGCTTTGCTTGTGGACGCGCGTGCATGCTGCAATGGGAGCGACCAGCAGACCCATCAGGGCCATCTTGCGTTAGTCACTCCCTGGCCTTCCCAGAACTTCGCAAAAGTCGTGAGGTCTCCAATCCACAGGTCCAATCCCTGGTTCTGGATGTCAGCGAGAAGTTGTTGAATGACCTGGAAGCGCGCCGTCGTGTCGACGGGGTGAAGCAGCAGCACGGTGGGAGCGTTGTTGTCGTAATTGAACTTGATAACCTTCATCCATGCGTCGACATACTGGCTGACGGTTGTTGCAGTTAGCCCGGTGAGGCCCGCAGCCGGCGACGCATCATCTGAAATGGACATCGGATATTCCATCACGCGGTAAGTGGTTACAGTAGTTGGAGTCGTGCTGGTGTCCAGGTTGAATGTCACAAACGGAAACGCTCCCCGCGTCAGGTCATTCAAATAGCTCAGGTCGCGCTGGTAGCCGGTGGCTGAAAGCCCCTGGAGGAACTTTGGCGGGATCTCGGTATAGCCCGCCCGGAAGGTTGTGATGGGAATGTTGAAGTCATTTTCGAGCAGCCACTTGCTGACGCCGAGTTCTCCCACAACGCTCATGCCGGTGGTGCAGCAAAAAGGGGTGGTGGTTATCAGGGTAAACATCGGAGCATAGTTCGAGGCCGTCTCCGAAGGAGGATTCGTAAGACTGAAAAGGGCCGTTTGGAAATCCGGAAAGTGCCCGAAACTGTGGCTCTGGATGTCGAACCCATGAACGAGCGCATACTGGATGTCCTCATGTCCGGCGGCGCTATACATGCCATCGATCCAGCCGTTGTTGTACGGGCTGGTGGTGAACAGGTAGGTCGATTTGAACCCCATGCTGTTTTCGAAATCAACTCCGGCGGGAACGTTCTGATAAGACACTGTGGCGTCCACATCGTGCGTGATAATCAGCGCAGCGTGATGGCCGCCTGGCGCCCACTGGCGTTCCTGCGGATTCGCGGCGTAGGCCTCGTAGCTCGCGCGCATCATCAATCGGCAGATATCCGCGTCTGGAACGATGGCATTGACGCCTTGCGGGCCTGTGTCGTTGCCCAGTTGAAGCTCCGGCAATTCGAGCAGCGGCCGCAGCCTCCAGCCGAACACATACGCCCGGCCCTTTCCGATGTTGCACCTCAAAACCGCAGCGTCGCCAGTGCTCCAAGTGGCCAGCGGCGTGCACGAGCCGCTCGAATAGCCGCGCGTAACATCGCTGAGAGGGAAGAAGGGCGCCCAATTGATTTCTTCCGGCGCATCAATATATTTCAGGAGAGGATCTTGTTGAGTGGTGCCGAAAGTAAGCGCACGCTGCTCAACCGCAAGGTTGATGTAGTCATTCGGCGGCGAAGGTATTCCAATGGCAGTCAGCAGGCTGCGGACGTTCGGTTCCCAGAGATAGAGAGTTCCGCCGCCATTGACGTAGCTTGTGAGATTGCTGATATCTGTGGACGACAAGGTTGAGGCAGTGTTCAGCACGCCTGCCACCACCATAAACGGGTTCGCCGAAGCCGTAGCGAAGTCGGTGGTATCAATGTTGGGGATGCCCATCTCCGTTACCATATGGTCGGCGCTGATCAGATCTTCGGAATCCCCCTCGTTGTCCTTTGAAGTCCAGTCGAGCACGGAAACCAGGGTCCCACTGTGGGGAACCTGCGGGAGCGCGGGCGGAGGGCCGTTGAGTACGCTGCCGGCGCCGCTTCGAGGATAGCTGGACCAGATGGTCAGGCTCAGTGAAGTGGACGTGCCGCCGCCGGGTGCCGGAGTTGCTACCGTAATATTGAAAGTGCCGGTCGAGGCCAGCATCGAGGAGGGAATGCTGGCAGTCAATTGCGTTGCGCTTACATAGACGGTGGCCAGCGCGGTGGCGCCGAAATGCACAACGGATTGAACGGTGAAGTCCGCCCCGCCCACGGTGAGTGTAGTGTCGGGATCGCCGGCGGTGGCGGAGTTCGGGGAAATGGAATAGAGAACCGGTGCGGGATTCACAACTGTCACTGTCGCCGTGGCCGACTGGGTTGGATCTGCCGCGCTGGTTGCTGTGACATTGATTGAGTTCGGCGAGGGCGGAATTGCCGGGGCGGTAAAAAGCCCTGTAGAGGAGATCGTTCCGATGGCGCTGTTTCCGCCCGCCACGCCATTCACCTTCCAGGTAACGCCCTTGTTGGATGAGCCGGTTATGGTTGCTGTGAAGTTGGCCGTCTGGCCGGCAAATAAGGAAGCGCTGCCAGGGGATATGGATACCGTGACCGCAGGAGCCGGCGTTAAAGCCATGCCGCCGCCACAATCATCCGAAAGCACAATGAGGAACGCCA
Protein-coding regions in this window:
- a CDS encoding phosphoglycerate kinase, with the protein product MAKLSIRDVDLKGKVVFMRVDFNVPLNDQGEITDDTRIRASLPSIKLALDRGAMLVLASHLGRPKGKVNPKMSLQPAAERLAVLLNKPVSFATDCVGPQAEKHVEELKAGGVLLLENLRFHKEEEANDPEFAKQLAGKAEVYINDAFGSAHRAHASTEGITHYVPVKAAGLLMEKELEYLGKALGNPLHPYVAIVGGAKVSDKIKFLQNLMGFADTILIGGAMAYTFLKAQGVEVGLSKFEADKLDLAKELLEQARQKNVNFRLPQDHVVAEKLDASARAETVNSAAIPADRLGVDIGPETRADYAAEIKKAKMIIWNGPMGVFEIDQFAQGTMEVARAVAESGAVSIVGGGDSVAAVHKAGIEDKITHISTGGGASLEFLSGLKLPGVEALPEKQ
- the secG gene encoding preprotein translocase subunit SecG: MVFAVTALQIISSILLVVVVLIQGGENVDMAAAFGGSSQAAFGPRGAVTTLAKITWVLGFIFMATSITMAIWASKGTSSSVMQNAPAQTHTTPVAPAAPARK
- a CDS encoding triose-phosphate isomerase, which gives rise to MRRPVIAGNWKMFKTRGEAVAFVKELRSRLVNISHCEVVVAPPFTALAEAAQAARGSGIGVAAQDVHWDAEGAHTGDIAPGMLVDAGCSHVIIGHSERRHDHGETDEQVNRKLKAALAAGLIPIVCVGETLDEREHNETQKVLEHQFQGGFAGLTPSEFSRIIMAYEPVWAIGTGRTATPEQAEESHGYLRGLARGQFGEEQAQGLRILYGGSVKPENIKGLMAQPNLDGVLVGGASLKVDSFAAIISYPSV